From the Halalkalicoccus sp. CGA53 genome, one window contains:
- a CDS encoding 2Fe-2S iron-sulfur cluster binding domain-containing protein — MPTVTFEGREVECAEGAVLRDVLIGSGASPHNGRTRYLNCHGMATCGTCAVEVEGAVSDRAGGEARRLSFPPHDTESGLRLSCQVRVEGDVTVRKYPGFWGQHTDREPR; from the coding sequence ATGCCGACGGTGACGTTCGAGGGGCGAGAGGTCGAGTGTGCGGAGGGAGCGGTCCTCCGGGACGTGCTGATCGGGTCGGGGGCCTCGCCGCATAACGGTCGGACACGGTACCTGAACTGCCACGGGATGGCGACCTGTGGCACCTGTGCGGTTGAGGTGGAGGGGGCAGTGAGCGACCGAGCCGGTGGGGAAGCGCGCCGGCTCTCGTTCCCACCGCACGACACCGAATCGGGGCTCAGACTCTCCTGTCAGGTGCGCGTCGAGGGCGACGTGACCGTTCGGAAGTATCCGGGGTTCTGGGGCCAGCACACCGACCGCGAACCGCGGTGA
- a CDS encoding serine hydrolase domain-containing protein has product MLESDESGTDWTVPDPESVGLDPEALAEAVAYAKAHETPPEQVAYDFSNTHPWEGDGPLGGALGAMPDRRGGPAGVVLFRGTPVVEWGDTRRVDHTFSVAKTFLSLLAGLAWDRGLIEELSDPVSEYVDDGGFDTEQNRTITWEHLLHGTSEWEGTLFDRPDSVDRNRPVGREADELGDRGERSLREPGTYWEYNDVRINRLALSLLRLWEKPLPRVLAHELMDPIGATRWEWHGYYNSHVMVNGTRMRSVSGGGHWGGGLWIAARDLARVGQLLLDRGEWDGNRLLSPSYIDWMTEPCPIESGYGGLVWLNTQNRWESVPESSYAALGYGRNVLWIDPEHELVAVARWLESDDERSHVDGFLRRLLEAV; this is encoded by the coding sequence ATGCTCGAATCCGACGAGAGCGGCACCGACTGGACGGTACCGGACCCGGAGTCGGTCGGCCTCGACCCCGAGGCGCTCGCGGAGGCGGTGGCCTACGCGAAAGCCCACGAGACGCCACCCGAACAGGTCGCCTACGACTTCTCGAACACCCACCCCTGGGAGGGCGACGGCCCCCTCGGCGGGGCGCTCGGGGCGATGCCCGACCGACGCGGCGGGCCCGCCGGCGTCGTGCTCTTTCGGGGAACGCCCGTCGTGGAGTGGGGCGACACTCGACGGGTCGATCACACGTTCAGCGTCGCGAAGACCTTCCTCTCGCTGCTCGCCGGACTCGCGTGGGACCGTGGCCTGATTGAGGAGCTCTCCGATCCGGTGTCCGAGTACGTCGACGACGGCGGGTTCGACACCGAGCAGAACCGGACGATCACCTGGGAGCACCTGCTCCACGGGACGAGCGAGTGGGAGGGAACGCTCTTCGACCGGCCCGATTCGGTCGACCGGAACCGTCCGGTCGGCCGCGAGGCCGACGAGCTCGGCGACCGCGGCGAGCGCTCGCTCCGGGAACCGGGTACGTACTGGGAGTACAACGACGTCCGGATCAACCGCCTCGCGCTCTCCTTGCTTCGCCTCTGGGAGAAGCCGCTCCCGCGCGTGCTCGCCCACGAACTCATGGACCCGATCGGCGCGACCCGGTGGGAGTGGCATGGTTACTACAACTCCCACGTCATGGTGAACGGCACCCGGATGAGGTCGGTCTCCGGCGGCGGTCACTGGGGCGGCGGCCTCTGGATCGCCGCCCGAGACCTCGCGCGGGTAGGCCAGCTCCTCCTCGACCGCGGCGAGTGGGACGGGAACCGACTGCTTTCTCCTTCCTACATCGACTGGATGACCGAGCCGTGTCCGATCGAATCCGGATACGGGGGACTGGTCTGGCTGAACACCCAGAACAGATGGGAAAGTGTTCCCGAATCGAGCTACGCCGCGCTCGGCTACGGCCGGAACGTCCTCTGGATCGACCCGGAGCACGAGCTCGTCGCCGTGGCGCGCTGGCTCGAGAGCGACGACGAGCGCTCACACGTAGACGGCTTCCTCCGCCGACTGCTCGAGGCCGTGTAG
- a CDS encoding helix-turn-helix domain-containing protein, with translation MTGLDDVPDDLLRSALSRTKEAKAAKRLMIALAVKDGESVSTLSRRYGIPQSTIYYWLSRFEDRSFTEALADEPRPGRPRKLEDDERARLAADLESSPTEFGYEAAEWSPALVRDHVEEGYGVEYSLGHVRRILREGLE, from the coding sequence ATGACTGGTCTCGACGACGTGCCGGACGACCTGCTCCGATCCGCGCTCTCTCGGACGAAGGAGGCGAAGGCGGCCAAGCGGCTGATGATCGCGCTCGCGGTCAAGGACGGCGAGTCGGTGTCGACGCTGAGCCGACGCTACGGCATCCCGCAGTCGACGATCTACTACTGGCTCTCGCGGTTCGAGGACCGGTCGTTCACGGAGGCGCTCGCGGACGAACCGCGGCCCGGCCGACCGAGAAAGCTCGAGGACGACGAGCGGGCACGGCTCGCGGCGGATCTAGAGTCGTCACCGACGGAGTTCGGATACGAGGCCGCGGAGTGGTCGCCGGCACTCGTCCGCGATCACGTCGAGGAAGGCTACGGCGTCGAGTACTCGCTGGGACACGTCAGGCGGATCCTGAGGGAGGGACTAGAATAA
- a CDS encoding heavy-metal-associated domain-containing protein, translating into MDTARAEFTVPGIESDEDAERLREGLREVEGVLSVEIDRESGETTVDYDAWRWPPAEGRDAGADQS; encoded by the coding sequence ATGGATACAGCGCGCGCCGAGTTCACGGTTCCGGGCATCGAATCGGACGAGGACGCCGAGCGCCTCCGCGAGGGCTTGCGGGAGGTCGAGGGGGTCTTGAGCGTCGAAATCGATCGAGAGAGCGGCGAGACGACCGTCGACTACGACGCGTGGCGGTGGCCACCGGCCGAGGGGCGGGACGCCGGTGCCGACCAGAGCTAG
- a CDS encoding iron-containing alcohol dehydrogenase family protein gives MSDGLTSLTEPYSIRSPNRVSYGFGTVSEIGAYAEEHGLKSALVVTDADIVAAGVIDPVVDALEGAGVSVDLFEGVKPEPKLSMVADGVERLREGSYEFVVGVGGGSALDTAKLASIVAEHDVEPADTLGMGNVPGPGLPLGLVPTTAGTGSEVTHIGVFSDDDGMKRVVYDDHLFADVVAVDPALTASLPKRVAAATGLDALTHAIESYTSVLRTPYTDVLARNAIERIGANLGEAVHQGEHNDRARYEMLLASTIAGQAFVNSGLGAVHALTYPIGIEYGVGHGEANAMLLPHVMAYNVPAEPERYAEVGDLLVPEATGSTRERAEAGVDAVFSLTEDVGIPTSIGHLGEIDRETVERFTDVAFEYSRHNIDRNPRSLDREDVIEIYRSAR, from the coding sequence ATGTCTGACGGACTCACGTCGCTCACCGAGCCGTACTCGATCAGGAGCCCGAACCGCGTCAGCTACGGGTTCGGGACGGTGTCGGAGATAGGGGCGTACGCCGAGGAGCACGGGCTGAAGTCCGCGCTGGTCGTCACCGACGCCGACATCGTCGCCGCGGGGGTGATCGACCCGGTCGTCGACGCGCTCGAGGGTGCCGGCGTCTCCGTCGACCTGTTCGAGGGCGTGAAACCGGAACCGAAGCTGTCGATGGTCGCCGACGGGGTGGAGCGGCTCCGGGAGGGGAGCTACGAGTTCGTCGTCGGCGTCGGCGGCGGGAGCGCGCTCGACACCGCGAAGCTCGCGTCAATCGTCGCCGAACACGACGTCGAGCCAGCCGACACCCTCGGCATGGGGAACGTGCCCGGGCCGGGACTCCCACTCGGGCTGGTTCCCACGACCGCCGGGACGGGAAGCGAGGTGACGCACATCGGCGTCTTCTCCGACGACGACGGCATGAAGCGGGTCGTCTACGACGACCACCTCTTCGCGGACGTCGTCGCCGTCGACCCGGCGCTCACCGCGAGCCTCCCGAAACGGGTCGCGGCCGCGACCGGGCTCGACGCGCTCACGCACGCGATCGAGAGCTACACGAGCGTCCTCCGGACCCCCTACACCGACGTGCTGGCCCGGAACGCGATCGAGCGCATCGGCGCGAACCTCGGGGAGGCGGTCCATCAGGGCGAACACAACGACCGGGCGCGCTACGAGATGCTGCTCGCGTCGACGATCGCCGGCCAGGCATTCGTCAACTCCGGGCTCGGCGCGGTCCACGCGCTGACCTACCCGATCGGGATCGAGTACGGCGTCGGCCACGGCGAGGCGAACGCGATGTTGCTGCCCCACGTGATGGCGTACAACGTCCCCGCCGAACCCGAGCGCTACGCGGAGGTCGGCGACCTCCTCGTACCCGAGGCGACCGGTTCGACCCGGGAGCGGGCCGAGGCGGGCGTCGACGCGGTCTTCTCGCTGACCGAGGACGTCGGAATCCCGACGTCGATCGGCCACCTCGGCGAGATCGATCGAGAGACCGTCGAACGGTTCACCGACGTCGCGTTCGAGTACTCCCGCCACAACATCGATCGGAACCCGCGCTCGCTCGACCGCGAGGACGTGATCGAGATCTACCGATCCGCTCGGTAG
- a CDS encoding mannonate dehydratase, with amino-acid sequence MKPALILPASPDERWTLAKQIGVTDAVVHTLEIGDGRRFWDYDSLLRMRNSFRNAGLEIAVIEGSVPITDTTRLGREGRDEEIEEFQQFLRDVGSLGVPVVCYDWMAGLRWARTSVDIRSRGDSLTTGYDHEQMQAGPADPIAPVSEETLWESLEYFLERVVPVAEEADVKLGLHPDDPPLPEVRGVGRIVRSVEAYDRVLELYPSEHNGITFCQGNFAAMGVDVPGAIRHFGDAINFVHFRDVEGTAEGFVETWHDDGPTDMLEAMRAYRDVGFEGPMRPDHVPTMATEENENPGYETLGRLFAVGYMTGLWESVGDD; translated from the coding sequence ATGAAGCCAGCACTAATACTCCCAGCATCGCCGGACGAGCGGTGGACGCTCGCGAAGCAGATCGGCGTCACGGACGCGGTCGTCCACACGCTCGAGATCGGCGACGGCCGACGGTTCTGGGACTACGACTCGCTGTTGCGGATGCGAAACAGCTTCCGGAACGCCGGCCTCGAGATCGCGGTGATCGAGGGGAGCGTCCCGATCACCGACACGACACGGCTCGGACGGGAGGGACGCGACGAGGAGATCGAGGAGTTTCAACAGTTCCTCCGGGACGTCGGCTCGCTCGGGGTCCCGGTCGTCTGTTACGACTGGATGGCCGGACTCCGCTGGGCGCGGACCTCCGTCGACATCCGTTCCCGGGGCGACTCGCTGACGACCGGCTACGACCACGAACAGATGCAGGCCGGTCCGGCCGACCCGATCGCCCCCGTGTCGGAGGAGACGCTCTGGGAGAGCCTCGAGTACTTCCTCGAACGGGTCGTCCCCGTCGCCGAGGAAGCGGACGTGAAACTGGGGCTCCACCCGGACGACCCGCCGCTTCCCGAGGTCCGCGGCGTCGGTCGGATCGTCCGGAGCGTCGAAGCGTACGACCGCGTCCTCGAGCTCTATCCGAGCGAGCACAACGGCATCACGTTCTGTCAGGGGAACTTCGCGGCGATGGGCGTCGACGTCCCCGGGGCGATCCGCCACTTCGGCGACGCGATCAACTTCGTCCACTTCAGGGACGTCGAGGGGACGGCCGAGGGGTTCGTCGAGACCTGGCACGACGACGGCCCGACCGACATGCTCGAGGCGATGCGCGCCTACCGCGACGTGGGATTCGAGGGGCCGATGCGTCCGGACCACGTGCCGACGATGGCGACCGAGGAGAACGAGAACCCCGGCTACGAGACGCTCGGACGGCTGTTCGCCGTCGGCTACATGACGGGGCTGTGGGAGTCCGTCGGCGACGACTGA
- a CDS encoding mandelate racemase/muconate lactonizing enzyme family protein, translating into MPRITDVRTGLYRLPNETALEDATQSFDGLELITVRLEDETGAHGTGFTYTIGSGGRTIRTFLGDVCTPIVLEGSAAPRALRGRLAANTTFVGREGISELALSAIDVAAWDLLGNRLGAPLYELLGGERREVPVYETDGGWLHFDVETLVRNAEEAVEEGFSGFKMKVGRGHGEDEERVRAVNEVLPDGVDLLIDANCSYRVDGARRLARRLADVDLGWFEEPLEKGDYAAYADLRRHVDVPIATGENLYNVTQFKGVVERGGADVLQPDVARVGGVTPWLAVAEVAEAWGLSLSPHYVEPVHVHLAVSSGNVPYVEHHSTVLDEVVRNPLTVRDGTFEPPAEPGHGIEFDGLDAYAIQR; encoded by the coding sequence ATGCCACGGATCACCGACGTTCGAACGGGACTGTACCGGCTACCGAACGAGACGGCGCTCGAGGACGCGACCCAGTCGTTCGACGGGCTCGAGCTGATCACCGTGCGGCTGGAGGACGAGACCGGGGCACACGGAACCGGGTTCACCTACACGATCGGGAGCGGGGGAAGGACGATCCGGACGTTCCTCGGCGACGTCTGTACGCCGATCGTCCTCGAGGGATCCGCCGCTCCGCGGGCGTTGAGAGGGAGGCTCGCCGCGAACACGACGTTCGTCGGTCGGGAGGGGATCTCCGAGCTCGCACTCTCCGCGATCGACGTGGCGGCGTGGGACCTCCTCGGGAACCGGCTGGGGGCGCCGCTCTACGAGCTACTGGGCGGGGAGCGGCGAGAGGTGCCGGTCTACGAGACCGACGGCGGGTGGCTCCACTTCGACGTGGAGACCCTCGTTCGGAACGCCGAGGAGGCGGTCGAGGAGGGATTTTCCGGCTTCAAGATGAAGGTGGGGAGGGGCCACGGCGAAGACGAAGAACGCGTCCGCGCCGTGAACGAGGTCCTCCCCGACGGTGTCGACCTCCTGATCGACGCCAACTGTTCGTACCGCGTCGACGGCGCACGCAGGCTTGCCCGCCGCCTGGCGGACGTCGACCTCGGGTGGTTCGAGGAGCCGCTCGAGAAGGGCGACTACGCGGCGTACGCCGACCTCAGACGACACGTCGACGTCCCGATCGCAACCGGCGAGAACCTCTACAACGTGACCCAGTTCAAGGGGGTCGTCGAGCGCGGGGGGGCCGACGTGCTACAGCCCGACGTCGCCCGCGTCGGGGGGGTCACGCCGTGGCTGGCCGTCGCGGAGGTCGCCGAGGCGTGGGGGCTCTCGCTCTCGCCGCACTACGTCGAACCGGTCCACGTCCACCTCGCGGTCAGTTCCGGGAACGTCCCCTACGTCGAGCACCACTCGACGGTCCTCGACGAGGTCGTTCGGAACCCGTTGACCGTACGCGACGGCACGTTCGAACCACCGGCGGAGCCGGGTCACGGTATCGAGTTCGACGGCCTCGATGCGTACGCGATCCAGCGCTAG
- a CDS encoding TRAP transporter substrate-binding protein → MTTPHRPDRRRFLRGASVVGIAGLVGCIGDDDEDDPADDTDDAEPVDDADDPDDDADDTDDAAEDLDDVSMEIGSTFEPGHITVECAEMFAERMDEESDGRFDVTVTPGGAYGAEDEIAELVAGGTLEGLTGGMLPYMMYAEENYPLVSPFLAEDWDHHQRIVESDIIQEGAIPQLIEEGNQRVLGQEVYRGVRHFTSNEPIYEPADVAGLDLRLPEIDAWVEVWTEIGASPTPVALDEMYSAVQTGVVDSTEGDVEQISAFNLDEVQDYLTLTGHRVETGILSFNEDFYQGLDETYQEMMEEVAWEVTEEAAQIAVDREDDLVDELGEEMEIIDEPDLDRDAFFDEAEPALERLFEERFEADLEEVRAL, encoded by the coding sequence ATGACAACTCCACACAGGCCTGATCGGCGGAGATTCCTCAGGGGTGCGTCGGTGGTCGGTATCGCCGGGCTCGTCGGCTGTATCGGCGACGACGATGAGGACGATCCCGCCGACGATACCGACGACGCCGAACCGGTCGACGACGCTGACGACCCGGACGACGACGCCGACGACACCGACGACGCTGCCGAGGACCTCGACGACGTGAGCATGGAGATCGGCAGCACGTTCGAGCCGGGACACATCACCGTCGAGTGCGCGGAGATGTTCGCCGAGCGGATGGACGAGGAGTCCGACGGTCGCTTCGACGTCACGGTCACACCCGGCGGCGCGTACGGGGCCGAGGACGAGATCGCGGAGCTGGTCGCCGGCGGGACCTTGGAAGGACTCACGGGCGGGATGCTCCCGTACATGATGTACGCGGAGGAGAACTACCCGCTCGTGTCCCCGTTCCTGGCCGAGGACTGGGACCATCACCAGCGTATCGTCGAGAGCGACATCATTCAGGAGGGTGCGATCCCACAACTGATCGAGGAGGGCAACCAGCGGGTACTCGGCCAGGAGGTCTACCGTGGCGTTCGTCACTTCACCTCCAACGAGCCAATCTACGAGCCCGCGGACGTCGCCGGCCTCGACCTTCGACTCCCGGAGATCGACGCGTGGGTCGAGGTCTGGACGGAGATCGGGGCCAGCCCGACACCGGTCGCGCTCGACGAGATGTACAGCGCCGTCCAGACGGGGGTCGTCGACTCGACCGAGGGCGACGTCGAACAGATCTCCGCGTTCAACCTCGACGAGGTTCAGGACTACCTCACCCTGACCGGCCACAGGGTCGAGACGGGGATCCTCAGCTTCAACGAGGACTTCTACCAGGGGCTCGACGAGACCTACCAGGAGATGATGGAGGAGGTCGCCTGGGAGGTCACCGAGGAGGCCGCACAGATCGCGGTCGACCGCGAGGACGACCTGGTCGACGAGCTCGGCGAGGAGATGGAGATCATCGACGAGCCCGACCTCGATCGCGACGCGTTCTTCGACGAGGCCGAGCCCGCCCTCGAACGGCTCTTCGAGGAACGCTTCGAGGCCGACCTCGAAGAGGTCCGCGCGCTGTAA
- a CDS encoding TRAP transporter small permease — MEIDQSLDVKTDTRFDRAVLYTAMFFFSMTIVLVSVQVSLRYLPIQIGIGHWTEPLSRYMLIVGTFFGAAVAARNREHISMYFMLERVEARAPRLHAVLQLVVSVVVIGFLAIAVAAGITTATRNWGNYFGGVYIVTMGQMMALISTGLLLYLLYSLVEFRDRIRTAHERLVRGESPRTVGEASSEEGSGR, encoded by the coding sequence ATGGAGATCGACCAATCGTTGGACGTGAAGACCGACACCCGCTTCGACCGGGCGGTCCTGTACACGGCGATGTTCTTCTTCTCGATGACGATCGTGCTGGTGTCGGTCCAGGTCTCGCTCCGATACCTGCCGATCCAGATCGGGATCGGCCACTGGACGGAGCCGCTCTCGCGGTACATGCTCATCGTGGGGACGTTCTTCGGAGCGGCCGTCGCCGCGAGGAACCGCGAACACATCAGCATGTACTTCATGCTCGAGCGGGTCGAGGCCAGGGCACCACGGCTCCACGCCGTGCTCCAGCTCGTCGTGAGCGTCGTCGTCATCGGCTTCCTCGCGATCGCCGTCGCAGCCGGGATCACCACGGCGACGAGGAACTGGGGGAACTACTTCGGCGGGGTCTACATCGTGACGATGGGCCAGATGATGGCGCTCATCTCGACGGGTCTACTACTCTACCTGCTCTACTCGCTCGTCGAGTTCAGAGACCGCATCCGAACGGCGCACGAACGGCTGGTTCGCGGCGAATCGCCGCGGACCGTAGGGGAGGCGTCCTCGGAGGAGGGGTCGGGTCGGTAA
- a CDS encoding TRAP transporter large permease, giving the protein MNELYVIGILFLGVLLLLYAIGVPVAIAMGATSVVVMLSPYGPAFSLETVANPLLFGLNTFSLLAIPFYLLLGRLMNRMGFTEELFDFANALVGWLRGGIAQVNVVASMLFSGMSGLAVADASGLGRVEFTAMKNYGYDDDLSIGVTGSSSIIGPIIPPSVPVIIYGVLAEESIGALFLAGIVPGVLLGIAIMCLVYVLVRMRGMEATGGLDLGRIASTFLKALPALLIPIIIIGGILGGFFTATEAGAVAVIYTLVVGGIWGDMTLYQFYEEVRDSTIETFALTFIIGIAALYGLIALRLQLPQLLVEAITAITEDTTMILLLIVVLLLIVGTFMETIAAITILVPVLMPVISIAGIDPIHFGIVMILTLMIGLLTPPFGIILFVLDKVTPVALEDIMVYVLPFYIPLIAVLLLIIFFPGLVTYVPYELMN; this is encoded by the coding sequence GTGAACGAGCTCTACGTCATCGGTATCCTCTTTCTGGGCGTGCTGTTGTTGCTGTACGCCATCGGCGTTCCGGTGGCGATCGCGATGGGAGCGACGTCGGTCGTCGTCATGCTATCGCCGTACGGTCCCGCCTTCAGCCTGGAGACGGTCGCCAACCCGTTGCTGTTCGGGCTGAACACGTTCTCGCTGCTCGCGATCCCGTTCTACCTGCTGCTCGGCCGACTGATGAACCGGATGGGGTTCACCGAGGAGCTGTTCGACTTCGCGAACGCGCTCGTCGGATGGCTCCGGGGCGGGATAGCGCAGGTGAACGTCGTCGCGAGTATGCTCTTCTCGGGGATGTCCGGGCTCGCGGTCGCGGACGCCTCGGGGCTCGGCCGTGTGGAGTTCACCGCGATGAAGAACTACGGCTACGACGACGACCTCTCGATCGGCGTCACCGGTAGCTCGTCGATCATCGGGCCGATCATTCCCCCGAGCGTTCCGGTGATCATCTACGGCGTGCTGGCCGAGGAGTCGATCGGCGCGCTCTTCCTCGCCGGTATCGTCCCGGGAGTCCTGCTCGGGATCGCGATCATGTGTCTCGTCTACGTCCTCGTCCGGATGCGGGGGATGGAGGCGACCGGCGGGCTCGACCTGGGCCGGATCGCCTCGACGTTCCTGAAGGCGCTTCCGGCGCTTCTCATCCCGATCATCATCATCGGTGGGATCCTCGGGGGCTTTTTCACCGCCACCGAGGCCGGCGCGGTCGCCGTGATCTACACGCTCGTCGTCGGCGGGATCTGGGGGGATATGACGCTCTACCAGTTCTACGAGGAGGTCCGTGACAGCACGATCGAGACGTTCGCACTCACGTTCATCATCGGTATCGCGGCGCTGTACGGACTGATCGCCCTCCGACTCCAGCTCCCACAGCTCCTGGTCGAGGCGATCACGGCGATCACGGAGGATACGACGATGATACTGCTGTTGATCGTCGTGTTGTTGCTGATCGTCGGGACGTTCATGGAGACGATCGCGGCGATCACGATCCTGGTTCCCGTGCTCATGCCGGTGATCAGTATCGCTGGTATCGACCCGATCCACTTCGGGATCGTCATGATCCTGACGCTGATGATCGGGCTGCTCACGCCCCCGTTCGGCATCATCCTGTTCGTCCTCGACAAGGTGACGCCAGTCGCGCTAGAGGACATCATGGTCTACGTTCTCCCGTTCTACATCCCTCTGATCGCGGTCCTCCTCCTGATCATCTTCTTCCCGGGTCTGGTGACGTACGTCCCCTACGAACTGATGAACTGA
- a CDS encoding nickel pincer cofactor-dependent isomerase, group 22, with protein sequence MSSPLTVPESTVLDACGETPIPRFGVVEQLWETNPIPGPEIGGHVDLAVSDLALDAIPDGGTVALGVGSRGIHALPTLVEGAVRAFRDRGYDPFVVPAMGSHGGATADGQRAKLAALGVTEGSIGCRIESSTEVTEIGRTPERDVPVYADAAAVAADAIVPINRIKPHTDFSGAVESGLSKMLVIGMGNQPGAKTAHTWAVDWSFRNMIPEITGLLLERLPIAGGIAVVEDQHDEPSLVEGIPPEGFLDREAELLELAYELLPRIPFETLDLLVIDRMGKDVSGPGMDPNVIGRMVYGLNEPAPDRPEIKRIYTRSLTDPSHGNAVGLGLADFVHGELLEAMDPSKTLINALTASTPRGVRTPPVVETDRAGVVAGLSTIGVVDPESVRVARIRDTMNLKRLVVSEALVERAREREDLRVVGEPRELTFENGRLPPFPND encoded by the coding sequence ATGTCCTCGCCACTGACCGTTCCCGAGTCGACGGTGCTCGACGCCTGCGGAGAGACCCCGATACCCCGGTTCGGGGTCGTCGAACAGCTGTGGGAGACGAACCCGATTCCCGGACCCGAGATCGGAGGACACGTCGATCTGGCGGTCTCCGATCTGGCCCTCGATGCGATACCGGACGGCGGAACCGTCGCGCTCGGCGTCGGTAGCCGGGGGATACACGCGCTCCCGACCCTCGTCGAGGGGGCGGTTCGCGCGTTCCGTGACCGTGGGTACGACCCCTTCGTCGTCCCGGCGATGGGCAGCCACGGGGGTGCGACCGCCGACGGACAGCGCGCGAAGCTGGCGGCGCTGGGGGTGACCGAGGGGTCGATCGGCTGTCGGATCGAGTCCTCGACGGAGGTCACGGAGATCGGACGGACCCCCGAACGGGACGTCCCGGTCTACGCCGACGCGGCCGCGGTGGCCGCCGACGCGATCGTCCCGATCAACCGAATCAAACCCCACACCGACTTCAGCGGGGCAGTCGAGAGCGGGCTCTCGAAGATGCTCGTCATCGGCATGGGGAACCAGCCCGGTGCGAAGACGGCACACACGTGGGCGGTCGACTGGAGCTTTCGGAACATGATCCCGGAGATCACCGGGCTACTGCTCGAGCGGCTCCCGATCGCGGGCGGGATCGCCGTCGTCGAGGACCAGCACGACGAGCCCTCCCTCGTCGAGGGGATCCCCCCCGAAGGGTTCCTCGACCGGGAGGCCGAACTCCTCGAACTCGCCTACGAGCTCCTCCCGAGAATTCCGTTCGAGACGCTCGACCTCCTCGTGATCGACCGGATGGGAAAGGACGTGAGTGGTCCCGGGATGGACCCGAACGTCATCGGACGGATGGTCTACGGCCTGAACGAGCCCGCGCCCGACCGTCCGGAAATAAAACGGATCTACACCCGGTCGCTGACCGATCCGTCACACGGCAACGCCGTCGGGCTCGGGCTCGCCGACTTCGTCCACGGGGAGCTCCTGGAGGCGATGGACCCGTCGAAGACGCTGATCAACGCCCTCACCGCGAGCACCCCCCGCGGTGTTCGAACCCCGCCGGTGGTCGAGACCGATCGGGCAGGCGTCGTCGCGGGGCTGTCGACGATCGGGGTGGTCGATCCGGAGTCGGTCCGCGTCGCACGGATCCGGGACACGATGAACCTGAAACGGCTCGTCGTCTCGGAGGCGCTCGTCGAGCGCGCCAGGGAGCGAGAGGACCTTCGCGTCGTCGGAGAACCGCGGGAACTGACGTTCGAGAACGGCCGGCTCCCACCGTTCCCGAACGACTGA